One window of Nitrospirota bacterium genomic DNA carries:
- a CDS encoding DNA polymerase III subunit alpha → MHPHSDYVPLHLHTEYSLLDGAIRLDELMEKASLMRMPALAITDHGNLFGAVEFYRKATKAGIKPIIGCEVYVAPKSRFDKSRSDLDEASFHLILLAKDNSGYRNLVSLVSRAYTEGFYYKPRIDNDLLEQYSGGLIALSSCMKGEVPYYLHRGMIDRARQTALLYKHILGPDNFFLEVQDNGISEQYEINKKLISLSEELHIDIVATNDCHYLDKEDSKAHDILLCIQTGKTVNDPKRLRFSSDGFYFKSPEEMKTAFRELPSSVLNTRAISERCNVEFSLGANLLPKYEMADGMTPYAYLERLAKEGLNERFDGNPSSVYQKRLNEELSVIKKMGYASYFLIVWDFIKYAKSHSIPVGPGRGSAAGSLVSYCLGVTEIDPIRYHLIFERFLNPERLSMPDIDVDFCKAKRPEVISYVSQKYGKDHVAQIITFGTMAARAGIRDVARAMDFPYHEADRLAKLVPEGTKITIQSALMLEPRLAELYSSNPKIRELLDIAIRLEGIARHASTHAAGVVISPMPLTDITPLYRNPTDGTITTQFDMQAVGRLGLVKFDLLGLKTLTIIEKALGYIKERGITLNLKDLPLDDKLTYELLCSGETTGIFQLESRGMRELLLKMQPERFEELIALVALYRPGPIGSGMIEDFIKRKKGMVTVKYEFPELKEILGETYGVILYQEQVMSIANRIANFTMGQADSLRKAMGKKLPEVMEKNKEAFIKGAGLNGIKEKRAERLFNLMANFAEYGFNKSHSAAYALLSYQTAYLKAHYPQEFMAATLSADIDNTDKVVKSIKECTAMAISILPPDINQCGMEFTVIGNSIRFGIGAVKGVGASAIEAILEARSKTPFASFEDFLKRVDSKGVNKKVLESLIMAGAFDSLRNTTEKSETGLNELGLWRSKLMSMLSPNKEEPSLSLFGQSVEAKEQKGWDEAELLRNEKSALGFFISGNPMTKFKKLLFDLNILSTSKLDELTDRQEVEVAGIVTSLKKVRTRDKGEMMAYLSLEDDEGSVEVIIFPETLKNNPELIKKDTALLVKGSLDKTEKGIKLVAKDIHSLNEKVVLVRNKRKVEINIKASEDLNSINVNLKRLKELLKDNSGSQPLYIRVQLDDKEALILTSCTINPDTTLIKQVEDFLGKGSVRVI, encoded by the coding sequence ATGCATCCCCATTCTGATTATGTCCCCCTTCATCTGCACACAGAATATAGCTTACTCGATGGTGCAATAAGGCTCGATGAGCTTATGGAGAAGGCATCCCTTATGAGGATGCCTGCTTTAGCCATAACAGACCACGGAAACCTTTTTGGAGCAGTGGAGTTTTACAGAAAGGCAACAAAGGCAGGCATAAAGCCAATTATTGGCTGTGAGGTCTATGTTGCTCCAAAGAGCCGTTTTGACAAATCAAGATCAGACCTTGATGAGGCATCCTTCCACCTAATCCTTCTTGCAAAGGACAACTCAGGCTATAGAAACCTTGTTTCTTTGGTCTCAAGGGCATATACAGAGGGCTTCTACTATAAGCCGAGAATAGATAACGACCTTTTAGAGCAATATAGCGGTGGCCTCATAGCCCTGAGCTCTTGCATGAAAGGCGAGGTCCCTTATTATCTCCATCGGGGCATGATTGACAGGGCAAGACAAACAGCCCTTCTCTATAAGCATATCCTTGGCCCTGACAACTTCTTTTTAGAGGTTCAGGACAATGGTATTTCGGAGCAATATGAGATTAACAAGAAGCTCATCTCGCTTTCAGAGGAGCTTCATATAGACATCGTTGCAACGAACGACTGCCATTACCTCGATAAAGAGGACTCTAAGGCACATGACATCCTTCTTTGCATTCAAACAGGCAAAACCGTTAATGACCCAAAGAGGCTTAGATTTAGCTCGGATGGATTTTATTTCAAGTCCCCTGAGGAGATGAAGACTGCATTCAGGGAGCTACCATCTTCTGTCCTTAATACGAGGGCTATTTCCGAAAGATGCAATGTGGAGTTTTCTCTTGGAGCAAACCTTTTGCCTAAATATGAGATGGCAGATGGCATGACCCCATATGCCTATCTCGAGAGGCTTGCCAAAGAAGGACTTAACGAAAGGTTCGATGGCAATCCTTCTTCGGTTTATCAGAAGAGGCTTAACGAGGAGCTTTCGGTCATAAAGAAGATGGGCTATGCATCGTATTTTTTAATTGTCTGGGACTTTATAAAGTATGCAAAAAGCCATTCTATACCCGTAGGACCTGGCAGGGGCTCTGCCGCAGGCAGTCTTGTCTCTTATTGTCTTGGGGTAACAGAGATAGACCCGATAAGGTATCACCTTATATTCGAAAGGTTCTTAAACCCCGAAAGGCTGAGCATGCCTGACATAGATGTAGATTTCTGCAAGGCAAAAAGGCCTGAGGTCATATCCTATGTCTCCCAGAAATACGGCAAAGACCATGTTGCACAGATTATAACATTTGGCACAATGGCAGCAAGGGCAGGGATAAGGGATGTTGCGAGGGCAATGGATTTCCCTTATCATGAGGCAGACAGATTGGCAAAGCTTGTCCCGGAAGGCACAAAGATAACCATTCAATCTGCACTCATGCTTGAGCCCCGGCTGGCGGAACTCTATAGCTCAAACCCAAAGATAAGGGAACTGTTAGATATAGCAATCCGTCTTGAAGGCATCGCAAGGCATGCATCTACACATGCCGCAGGTGTCGTCATATCCCCAATGCCACTTACAGACATCACACCCCTTTATAGAAACCCCACCGATGGAACGATTACAACACAATTCGATATGCAGGCAGTGGGGAGATTAGGACTTGTTAAATTTGACCTTTTAGGCTTAAAAACCCTGACTATAATAGAGAAGGCACTCGGATATATCAAGGAAAGAGGCATCACACTTAACCTAAAAGACCTGCCCTTAGATGACAAATTGACTTATGAACTGTTGTGCTCAGGCGAGACAACAGGGATATTCCAGCTTGAAAGCAGGGGGATGAGAGAGCTTCTGCTTAAGATGCAGCCCGAAAGGTTCGAGGAGCTTATAGCATTAGTTGCCCTTTATAGGCCAGGGCCAATAGGAAGTGGAATGATTGAGGATTTCATAAAGAGGAAAAAAGGCATGGTTACTGTCAAATATGAGTTTCCTGAGCTTAAGGAAATCCTCGGTGAGACATACGGCGTAATCCTCTATCAGGAGCAGGTAATGAGCATTGCAAACAGGATTGCCAATTTCACCATGGGTCAGGCAGATTCCCTGAGAAAGGCTATGGGAAAGAAACTGCCTGAGGTAATGGAAAAGAACAAGGAGGCATTCATAAAGGGTGCAGGCTTAAATGGCATAAAAGAAAAGCGTGCAGAGAGGCTATTTAACCTTATGGCAAACTTTGCAGAATATGGGTTCAACAAGTCCCATTCAGCCGCTTATGCATTACTTTCATATCAGACTGCATATCTTAAGGCACATTATCCTCAGGAATTCATGGCCGCCACACTGAGTGCCGATATAGACAACACGGATAAGGTCGTGAAATCCATCAAGGAATGTACGGCAATGGCAATCAGCATCCTTCCGCCTGACATAAACCAATGCGGAATGGAGTTTACGGTTATTGGAAACTCAATAAGGTTTGGGATTGGAGCTGTCAAGGGTGTTGGGGCTTCTGCAATCGAGGCAATACTTGAGGCAAGGTCAAAGACCCCATTTGCCTCATTTGAGGATTTCTTAAAAAGGGTGGATTCAAAAGGGGTTAATAAAAAGGTATTAGAATCGCTCATAATGGCAGGTGCATTTGACTCTCTGAGGAACACCACGGAAAAATCAGAGACAGGTCTTAATGAGTTAGGACTCTGGAGGTCAAAGCTGATGAGTATGCTTTCGCCAAACAAAGAGGAGCCCTCATTAAGCCTGTTTGGACAGTCAGTGGAGGCAAAAGAACAAAAGGGCTGGGACGAGGCAGAGCTTTTGAGAAACGAGAAATCCGCACTAGGCTTTTTCATCTCTGGTAATCCAATGACTAAATTCAAGAAGCTCCTCTTTGACCTGAACATACTCAGCACCTCGAAGCTCGACGAGCTCACTGACAGGCAGGAGGTCGAGGTTGCAGGCATTGTAACTTCTCTTAAGAAGGTAAGGACAAGGGATAAAGGCGAGATGATGGCATACCTTAGTCTCGAGGACGATGAAGGAAGCGTTGAGGTTATAATATTCCCTGAGACCCTAAAGAATAACCCGGAACTCATTAAGAAGGACACTGCCCTGCTTGTCAAGGGCTCTCTGGATAAGACCGAAAAAGGCATAAAGCTCGTTGCAAAAGACATACACAGTCTTAACGAAAAAGTCGTTTTAGTTAGAAACAAGAGGAAGGTGGAGATAAACATAAAAGCCTCTGAGGATTTAAACTCTATAAATGTAAACCTGAAAAGGCTAAAGGAACTACTAAAGGATAACTCAGGCAGTCAGCCCCTTTATATAAGGGTCCAGCTTGATGACAAGGAGGCACTGATTTTGACATCCTGCACGATAAACCCTGACACTACACTGATTAAGCAGGTGGAAGACTTCCTTGGTAAAGGCTCTGTAAGGGTCATATAA
- a CDS encoding acetyl-CoA carboxylase carboxyltransferase subunit alpha codes for MKYYLEFEKPIEELELKIEELKRLSDGKDIDLTSEVRKLEKKVKDLRSEIYINLTSWQKTLVARHPDRPYTLDYISMIAENFVELHGDRRFSDDPALIGGLAKIKGKSVMIIGHQKGRGVRERIKRNFGQPHPEGYRKALRLMRLAERFKKPIVTFIDTPGAYPGIGAEERGQAEAIAVNLMEMSRLRTPIVSIVIGEGGSGGALAIGVADRLYMLEYSTYSVISPEGCAAILWNKNGDLTTSEFSKSADALKITANDLLELKVINDIIPEPLGGAHRDPETTGGKIADTILKALEELETKPPGKLIEERYKKLRKIGSILEEASNPTD; via the coding sequence ATGAAGTATTATCTTGAATTTGAAAAACCAATAGAGGAGCTTGAGCTTAAAATAGAGGAGCTTAAGCGACTCTCCGATGGAAAAGACATAGACCTGACATCAGAGGTAAGAAAGCTCGAAAAGAAGGTAAAAGACCTTCGCTCGGAGATATATATAAATCTTACAAGCTGGCAGAAGACCCTTGTGGCAAGACACCCAGACAGGCCTTATACCCTTGATTATATCTCCATGATAGCAGAGAATTTCGTAGAGCTTCATGGAGACAGAAGGTTTTCCGATGACCCGGCACTCATAGGCGGTCTTGCAAAGATAAAAGGCAAATCCGTGATGATAATCGGCCATCAGAAAGGAAGAGGCGTAAGGGAACGGATAAAGAGGAACTTTGGTCAGCCTCATCCAGAGGGCTATAGAAAAGCCCTGAGACTCATGCGTCTTGCAGAAAGGTTCAAAAAGCCCATTGTTACATTCATAGACACCCCTGGTGCTTATCCCGGCATAGGAGCCGAAGAAAGAGGTCAGGCAGAGGCAATTGCAGTGAACCTCATGGAGATGTCAAGGCTGAGGACACCTATAGTGTCCATCGTCATAGGCGAGGGAGGCAGTGGCGGAGCATTAGCCATTGGAGTGGCAGATAGGCTCTATATGCTTGAGTATTCCACTTACTCTGTTATCTCTCCTGAGGGCTGTGCAGCTATACTCTGGAATAAAAACGGAGACCTCACTACTTCTGAGTTTTCAAAATCAGCAGATGCCCTTAAAATCACTGCCAATGATTTGTTAGAATTAAAAGTAATAAACGATATAATACCTGAGCCCCTCGGAGGTGCTCACAGAGACCCAGAGACAACTGGCGGGAAAATAGCAGATACCATCCTTAAGGCATTAGAGGAGCTCGAGACAAAACCACCAGGAAAACTCATAGAGGAAAGATATAAAAAGTTGAGAAAAATAGGAAGTATCCTCGAAGAAGCTTCAAACCCCACCGACTAA
- a CDS encoding RNA methyltransferase: MGKIESLSNPLIKDALSIKNLRSKYKHEAFIIEGPHLIEMAVNARVALKRVFITEEFAREKKYKKLLDAEKLGTEIFEVNEGIFKKLSDTETPQGILAIASYKPKGINDITFKKQAFVVISDGIQEPGNLGALIRTSDAVGADTVIVLPGSCDIFMGKTLRASAGSIFNIRIVYADVETLLRWIMDRGIKLIITYLKAGQSIYDADLTIPLAFVFGNEAKGVRKRLRESSSLALKIPIYGKAESLNVGVSAGICLYEARRQRLK; the protein is encoded by the coding sequence TTGGGAAAAATCGAAAGCCTCAGTAACCCCCTGATAAAGGATGCCCTGAGCATAAAAAACCTTCGCTCAAAATACAAGCATGAGGCATTCATTATCGAGGGGCCCCATCTTATAGAGATGGCAGTAAATGCCAGAGTAGCCCTTAAAAGGGTTTTTATTACAGAGGAATTTGCCAGAGAAAAAAAATACAAAAAACTCCTTGACGCGGAAAAGCTCGGAACAGAGATATTCGAGGTTAATGAAGGCATATTCAAAAAGCTCTCTGACACAGAAACACCACAGGGCATCTTAGCAATTGCCTCTTATAAGCCAAAGGGGATTAATGACATCACATTCAAAAAGCAGGCTTTTGTCGTTATAAGCGATGGAATTCAGGAGCCTGGAAACTTAGGCGCTCTGATAAGGACATCCGATGCAGTGGGTGCAGATACCGTAATAGTTCTTCCCGGGTCATGCGATATATTTATGGGCAAAACCCTAAGGGCATCTGCTGGAAGTATATTCAACATACGGATTGTCTATGCAGATGTAGAGACGCTCCTAAGGTGGATTATGGACAGGGGAATTAAGCTGATTATAACCTATCTAAAGGCAGGGCAGTCTATATATGATGCCGATTTAACTATTCCGCTTGCCTTTGTGTTTGGAAACGAGGCAAAGGGTGTAAGGAAGCGTTTAAGGGAATCCTCTTCTTTAGCTCTAAAGATTCCAATCTATGGGAAAGCAGAAAGCTTAAATGTAGGTGTTTCGGCAGGCATCTGCCTTTATGAGGCAAGAAGGCAGAGGTTGAAGTGA
- a CDS encoding adenylosuccinate lyase, giving the protein MIERYTLPEMALLWSLESKYRKWLEVELSVCKVMAEEGDIPYDAYRVIKGKANFDVKRIAEIEKTVKHDVIAFLSSVAEHVGHEARFIHKGLTSSDVLDTALALQMRSASEIIIKDIKTLMETLKKQAFLYKDTVLIGRSHGVHAEPITFGLKFALWYEDMKRNLKRAKEARDVISVGKLSGVVGTFSNINPHIEEKALRLLGLKPEAISTQVIQRDRHAQYLITLALIAAQVEKIAVELRHLQRTEVLEAEEPFAKGQKGSSAMPHKRNPIGAENLTGLSRVVRANASAGLEDISLWHERDISHSSVERIIIPDSSILIDYMLQRLNEILGGLHVYPKRMIDNMELSYGLYNSQRVLISLIEKGMSREDAYRAVQRIAMQSWKRKTDFKKLLTSDKEIRKYLKSEEIKKLFDISHYLKNVGYIFKRVFGKNRKPQ; this is encoded by the coding sequence ATGATAGAGCGATACACATTGCCTGAGATGGCTTTGCTCTGGAGCCTCGAAAGTAAATACAGAAAATGGCTCGAGGTCGAGCTTTCGGTCTGTAAAGTGATGGCTGAGGAAGGAGACATCCCTTATGATGCTTACAGGGTCATTAAAGGGAAGGCTAACTTCGATGTCAAAAGAATCGCCGAGATAGAGAAAACCGTTAAGCACGATGTTATAGCATTTCTTAGCTCTGTAGCAGAGCATGTTGGGCATGAGGCACGTTTCATACATAAAGGACTTACATCCTCGGATGTCTTAGACACTGCCCTTGCCCTTCAGATGAGGTCTGCATCGGAGATAATCATAAAGGACATAAAGACATTGATGGAGACACTAAAAAAACAGGCTTTCCTATACAAAGACACTGTCTTAATCGGAAGAAGTCATGGGGTTCATGCAGAGCCAATAACATTTGGTCTTAAATTTGCCCTCTGGTATGAGGATATGAAAAGAAACCTAAAGAGGGCAAAAGAGGCAAGGGATGTAATAAGCGTTGGAAAACTCTCGGGTGTAGTTGGCACATTCTCGAATATCAACCCTCATATAGAAGAAAAGGCACTTAGATTGCTTGGGCTTAAGCCAGAGGCAATCTCCACGCAGGTCATCCAGAGAGACAGACATGCTCAATACCTTATTACCCTTGCCCTTATAGCCGCTCAAGTCGAGAAGATTGCAGTTGAACTGAGACACCTTCAAAGGACAGAGGTCTTAGAGGCAGAAGAGCCCTTCGCAAAGGGACAGAAAGGCTCATCTGCAATGCCACATAAGAGAAACCCCATAGGAGCCGAAAACCTTACTGGCCTTTCACGGGTCGTGAGGGCTAATGCATCTGCCGGACTTGAGGATATTTCGCTCTGGCATGAAAGAGACATCTCCCATTCCTCGGTTGAGCGCATAATAATCCCGGATAGCTCTATCCTCATAGATTACATGCTCCAAAGATTAAACGAAATCCTTGGTGGGCTTCATGTATACCCAAAAAGGATGATAGATAACATGGAGCTAAGCTATGGGCTTTACAACTCACAAAGGGTCCTTATCAGCCTTATAGAGAAAGGTATGAGCAGGGAAGATGCATACAGGGCTGTTCAGCGTATTGCCATGCAGAGTTGGAAGAGGAAAACAGACTTTAAAAAACTCCTTACATCAGATAAAGAAATCAGGAAATATCTTAAATCTGAGGAGATTAAAAAGCTCTTCGACATAAGCCACTATCTAAAAAATGTGGGTTATATATTCAAGAGGGTGTTTGGGAAAAATCGAAAGCCTCAGTAA
- a CDS encoding MgtC/SapB family protein — protein sequence MITQSEILIRLLLGAVLGGIVGFERQTHGRPAGFRTHLLVCVASVLFMVVSQYYHYLSQIDPSYIRIDPARIAQGAITGVGFIGAGVILKTGITIQGLTTAACIWMVSAIGIAIGSGLYLAGIASTAITYFSLLALRTVEKKMPRITFKSLTIVANEDIDEDIISSTLHKYGSDIAGVDYDRDIEKKELTYHFTIMVTQKTLLRKLLDEVSSLKSVKKVSIGT from the coding sequence ATGATAACTCAGTCTGAGATACTAATCCGACTTCTGCTTGGAGCTGTCCTGGGCGGTATAGTCGGATTTGAGAGGCAGACACATGGAAGGCCTGCTGGGTTCAGAACCCATCTGCTTGTGTGTGTTGCATCTGTGCTTTTTATGGTAGTGTCTCAGTATTACCATTATCTGAGCCAGATAGACCCCTCGTATATAAGGATTGACCCTGCAAGGATTGCTCAGGGTGCAATAACAGGCGTTGGCTTTATAGGTGCAGGCGTGATACTTAAGACAGGCATTACGATTCAGGGACTTACGACTGCGGCATGCATCTGGATGGTCTCTGCAATTGGCATTGCAATTGGCTCGGGACTTTATCTTGCAGGCATTGCTTCCACTGCAATTACCTATTTTTCCCTTCTTGCCCTTAGGACAGTGGAAAAGAAGATGCCCCGCATCACATTTAAATCCCTTACAATCGTTGCCAATGAGGATATAGACGAGGACATCATCTCCTCTACTCTTCATAAATACGGCTCCGATATAGCAGGTGTAGATTATGACAGAGACATCGAAAAGAAAGAACTTACATATCACTTCACGATTATGGTCACACAGAAGACCCTTCTGAGGAAACTGCTCGATGAAGTGAGCTCTTTGAAATCCGTAAAAAAGGTCTCTATCGGCACTTAA
- a CDS encoding type II toxin-antitoxin system death-on-curing family toxin: MVFLSLAEVVEIHASHIRRYGGREGVRDMNLLSSAVAMPYASSHGRFLHNDIYEMASAYAFHICQNHPFIDGNKRTALASALVFLEMNGISISDPEHRLYDAMISLARGKLSKSGFAQILRNLRE; the protein is encoded by the coding sequence ATTGTCTTTTTATCCCTTGCCGAAGTGGTAGAAATACATGCCAGCCATATAAGAAGATATGGTGGTAGAGAGGGAGTAAGAGATATGAATCTTCTCAGTTCGGCAGTGGCAATGCCATATGCGTCTTCTCATGGAAGGTTTCTTCATAATGATATTTATGAAATGGCTTCTGCCTATGCCTTCCACATATGCCAAAACCACCCATTTATTGATGGAAATAAAAGAACAGCACTTGCCTCTGCCTTAGTCTTCCTTGAGATGAACGGTATAAGCATATCCGACCCTGAACATAGGTTGTATGATGCTATGATTTCACTTGCAAGAGGAAAGCTAAGTAAATCCGGTTTTGCACAGATACTAAGGAATCTGAGAGAGTAA
- a CDS encoding AbrB/MazE/SpoVT family DNA-binding domain-containing protein — protein sequence MLKKLVSHGNSAALIIDKPILELLRVDMDTPLEISTDGKNLIVSPVEDAKREKRFKTALARVNRLHGETLKKLS from the coding sequence ATGCTAAAGAAGCTGGTTTCTCATGGCAATAGCGCAGCCCTTATAATAGACAAGCCGATACTGGAGCTTTTAAGGGTTGATATGGACACACCGCTTGAGATTTCAACTGATGGAAAAAACCTGATTGTCTCACCTGTTGAAGATGCTAAAAGAGAGAAGCGGTTTAAGACTGCACTTGCGAGGGTCAACAGATTGCATGGTGAGACCCTGAAAAAGCTCTCCTGA
- a CDS encoding tyrosine--tRNA ligase encodes MLKPEKQFELIKRGSVEIILEKELLHKLESSYKKKTPLKVKAGFDPTAPDIHLGHTVLLEKMRQFQDLGHEVIFLIGDFTGMIGDPSGKSSTRKPLTKDEVRENAKTYKEQLFKILSPSKTKIVFNSEWMSKMTPEEFVKLTGRYTVARMLEREDFKERFKEQTPISIHEFIYPLIQGYDSVMLKADIELGGTDQRFNLLIGRELQKEYGQSSQSLVLMPLLEGTDGVKKMSKSLENYIGITEPPKEIFGKIMSLSDELMLRYYELLSHISSEELNKLKDGIKSESINPKDAKQALALELTERYRGKEEALMAKEEFERVFKKKGLPEEIPVFELKWDEEEMWVPKLMKQVGLAGSTSEAVRLIKQGGVEINDERLADPQSKLKKGSYLFKVGKRRFLRVEQG; translated from the coding sequence ATGCTTAAGCCAGAAAAACAGTTTGAGCTTATAAAGAGGGGCTCTGTAGAGATAATCCTCGAAAAGGAACTTCTCCATAAGCTCGAAAGCTCCTATAAAAAGAAAACGCCTCTTAAGGTCAAGGCTGGTTTTGACCCAACTGCACCTGACATCCACCTTGGGCATACTGTGCTTCTCGAGAAGATGAGGCAGTTTCAGGACCTTGGACATGAGGTCATATTCCTCATAGGAGACTTTACAGGTATGATAGGAGACCCATCAGGAAAAAGCTCTACAAGAAAGCCCCTTACAAAAGACGAGGTCAGAGAAAATGCAAAGACATATAAGGAGCAGCTCTTTAAGATTCTTTCTCCTTCAAAAACAAAAATAGTCTTTAACTCAGAGTGGATGTCTAAGATGACTCCAGAGGAATTCGTTAAGCTCACAGGCAGATACACGGTTGCGAGGATGCTCGAAAGAGAGGATTTTAAAGAAAGATTTAAGGAACAAACCCCTATAAGCATTCATGAGTTTATCTATCCCCTGATACAGGGCTATGACTCGGTTATGCTTAAGGCTGATATAGAGCTTGGTGGCACTGACCAGAGATTCAACCTTCTTATTGGAAGGGAGCTTCAGAAGGAATATGGGCAATCCTCGCAAAGCCTTGTCCTTATGCCCCTCCTTGAAGGCACAGATGGTGTAAAAAAGATGTCAAAGAGCTTAGAAAATTACATAGGTATTACAGAGCCTCCTAAAGAGATATTCGGGAAAATCATGTCCTTAAGCGATGAGCTTATGCTCAGGTATTATGAGCTTTTAAGCCATATATCCTCCGAGGAGCTAAATAAGCTCAAGGATGGAATTAAAAGCGAAAGCATAAACCCAAAGGATGCAAAACAGGCACTTGCACTGGAGCTTACCGAAAGATACAGAGGCAAAGAGGAAGCCCTTATGGCAAAAGAGGAGTTTGAGAGAGTCTTTAAGAAAAAAGGTCTTCCCGAAGAGATTCCTGTTTTTGAGCTAAAGTGGGATGAGGAGGAAATGTGGGTGCCAAAGCTCATGAAGCAGGTAGGGCTTGCAGGAAGCACATCAGAGGCAGTAAGATTGATAAAACAGGGAGGTGTAGAGATTAATGATGAAAGGCTCGCTGACCCACAGAGCAAACTCAAAAAGGGAAGCTACCTCTTTAAGGTTGGAAAAAGGAGGTTTTTGAGGGTAGAGCAGGGTTAG